The Nerophis ophidion isolate RoL-2023_Sa linkage group LG29, RoL_Noph_v1.0, whole genome shotgun sequence genome includes the window tgaatctgtcccaatgcaatcgcgtttttttttaaacttttttttttttttttcttgtccgtcgctatcaatatcctcaaacacgaaccttgctcctctctgagctgccaccttaccgtggtagaggagtttgcgtgtcccaatgatcctaggagctatgttgtctgggggctttatgccccctggtagggtctcccaagacaaacaggtcctaggtgagtgatcagacaaagagcagctcaaagacctctatggaattacaacaaaatgaactcagatttccctcgcccggacgcgggtcaccggggccccgctctggagccaggctcagagttggggcacgattgcgagcgcctggtggctgggcctgttcccatggggcccggccgggcacagcccgaagaggcaacgtgggtcatccctccaatgggctcaccacccataccaggggtcatagaggtcgggtgcaatgtgagctgggcggcagccgaaggcagggcacttggcggtccgatcctcggctacagaagctagctcttgggacgtggaacatcacctcactggggggaaaggagcctgagctagtccgcgaggtagagaagttccggctggatatagtcggactcacctcgacgcacagcaagggctctgtaaccagttctctcgagagggactggactctcttccacactggcgttgccggcagtgagaggcgacgggctggggtggcaattcttgttgccccccggctcaaagcctgcacgtttgagttcaacccagtgggcgagagggtagcttcccttcgccttcgggtggggggacgggtcctgactgtttgtgcttacgcaccaaacggcagttcagagtacccaccctctttgggtacactcgagggagtactggaaagtgctcccacgggtgattcccttgtcctactgggggacttcaacgctcacgttggcaacgacagtgaaacctggagaggcgtgattgggaagaatggtcgcccggatctaaacccgagtggtgttttgttattggacttttgtgctcgtcacagtttgtccataacaaacaccatgttcaaacataagtgtgtccatatgtgcacttggcaccaggacaccctaggccgcagttccatgatcgactttgtagttgtgtcatcggatttgcggcctcatgttctggacactcgggtgaagagaggggcggagctttctaccgatcacaacctggtggtgagttggctgcgatggtgggggaggatgccggacagacctgggaggcccaagtgcattgtgagggttttctggcaacgtctggcagagtctcctgtcagagagagtttcaattcccacctctagaagaactttgaacatgtcacgagggaggtgcgggacattgagtccgagtggaccatgttccgaacctctattgtcgaggcggctgattggagctgtggccgcaaggttttTGGTGCCTGTcttggcggtaatcccagaacccgttggtggacaccagcagtgagggatgctgtcaagctgaagaaggagtcctatcgggttcttttggctcataggacttcggaggcagtggacaggtaccgacgggccaagcggtgtgcagctttagcagtcgcggaggcaaaaactcggacatgggaagagttcggggaagccatggaaaacgacttccggacggcttcgaagcgattctggaccaccatacgccgcctcagtaaggggaagcagtgcactgtcaacaccgtgtatggtgcggatggtgttctgctgacttcgactgcggatgttgtggatcggtggagggaatacttcgaagacctcctcaatcccaccaacacgtcttcctttgaggaagcggttcctggggattctgtggtgggctctcgtatttctggggctgaggtccctgaggtagttaaaaagctcctcggtggcaaggccccaggggtggatgaggtccgcccggagttccttaaggctctggatgctgtggggctgtcttggttgacaagactctgcagcatcgcgtggacatcgggggcggtacctttggattggcagaccggggtggtagtccctctctttaagaagggggaccggaggctgtgttccaactatcgtgggatcacactcctcagacttcccggtaaggtttattcaggtgtactggagaggaggcttcgccggatagtcgaacctcggattcaggaggaacagtgtggttttcgtcctggtcgtggaactgtggaccagctctatactctcggcagggttcttgagggtgcatgggagtttgcccaaccagtctacatgtgctttgtggacttggagaagggattcgactgtgtccctcgggaagccctgtggggagtgctcagagagtatggggtaccggactgtctgattgtggcagtccgctccctgtatgaccagtgtcagagcttggtccgcattgctggcagtaagtcggacacgtttccagtgagggttggactccgccaaggctgtcctttgtcaccgattctgttcataacttttatggacagaatttctaggcgcagccaaggcgttgaggggttccggtttggtggccacgggattaggtctttgctttttgcagatgatgtggtcctgatggctccatctgaccgggatcttcagctctcactggatcggttcgcagccgagtgtgaagcgaccagaatgagaatcagcacctccaagtccgagtccatggttctcgcccggaaaagggtggagtgccatctccgggttggggaggagaccctgccccaagtggaggagttcaagtacctaggagtcttgttcacaggtggggaaaagtggatcgtgagatcgacaggcggatcggtgcggcgtcttcagtaatgcggatgttgtatcgatccgttgtggtgaagaaagagctgagccggaaggcaaagctctcaatttaccggtagatctacgttcccatcctcacctatggtcatgagctttgggtcatgaccgaaaggataagatcacgggtacaagcggcacaaatgagtttcctccgccgggtggcggggctctcccttagagatagggtgagaagctctgccatccgggaggaactcaaagtaaagccgctgctccttcacatcgagaggagccagatgaggtggtttgggcatctggtcaggatgccacccgaacgcctccctagggaggtgtttagggcacgtccagctggtaggagggctaggggaagacccaggacacgttgggaagactatgtcttccggctggcctgggaacgccttgggatcccccgggaagagctagacgaagtggctggagagagggaagtctgggcttccctgcttaggctgttgcccccgcgacccgacctcagataagcggaagatgatggatggatgatggatggacgaacctttcatcctcgctcaaactagtggggaaattttcgttttctcggtccaaatagctgtttttgttggaggctcccattaaaatcaatgtgaggatgtgaggagccatcaacatgtgacgtcatcgtctgcgacttccggtagtggcaaggcttttctgttagcaagcaaaagttgcaaactttatcgttgatgttctctactaaatcctttcagcaaaaatatggcaatatcgcaaaatgatcaagtatgacacatcgtttggataagaaaatctcatttcagtaggcctttaaatatatatatacatatatatatatatgtatatatatatatatataaaagcctccatattggcagccatagtgattcatttattcagcGGAGCAATACCACTTGGAtctgacaaaaaagtaaacacaaatgctgtcttcctcgctgataaaaaataatagcaacatgcatctgctagcTCACGATCGCCCCCACTTCTCAGTGTGGCGAGTTGGAGTACTACAAGAGGCACTCTAATACAGTGCTTAAATCTgtatgatgataatgatgatgatgatgatgatgatgtatctgttcaagtgaacaaatggatccacaagggacaacaacactttccacagactacacacacatagtaaacatcaatcttagaagcccagaacaatatatttgaagaagactttagagttgaaagtgaagatgtgaggtgaaataagtacaaatgcagcaataaaaacaagcaactccactcacgatgactctaaagttcagtgatgtgttgctaacttcagcctttttcttctttgttgatgttttgctgtagttaacatccatgatgtaacaatgctgctaatctactagagtccacattttgttaaatattttattcattcatacttttaattggataacatcaataaaaatacataggaagaaaatgtgtgaaaaaaacCCCAAGTGAAAATAAAGATGTCCTCTCTTTAACAATGAGAAAATCAAATAATTTAGTAGCTACATACATGATATTCAGtacatgcacacaacttaaaaactccaggacaacatataacagtagaagatgagaagcactacatacatcatcaaatatacattcatattaaaggggaacattatcacaatttcataagagttaaaaccaataaaaatcagttcccagtggcttattttatttttcgaagtttttttcaaaattttaccaatcatggaatatcccaaaaaaaggctttaaagtgcctgattttcgctatctgtaaatccaccgtccattttcctgtgatgtcacatagtgatgccaatccaatcaaacatggcggacagaccagcaagatatagcgacattagctcggattcagattcggatttcagtggcttaagcgattcaacagattacgcatgtattgaaacggagggttggagtgtggaggcagatagcgaaaacaaaattgaagaagaaactgaagcttttgagtgaatagctattgaagttattcggcgatcgccttctaaccaacgattgcatcttttgaccactggagcaacttaaatccgtcgattggtaagtgtttgtttggcattaaatgtgggtggagggaaaggctggaggcaaatatagctacaaatgtacatacagctagcctaaatagcatgttagcatcgattaactggcagtcatgccgtgaccaaatatgtctgattagcacataagtcaataacatcaacaaaactcacctctgtgatttcgttgactttatcgttggaaatgcatctgctttgagtgtcgcaggatatccatacatctctgagccatgtctgtcgtagcatcgccggtaaaatgtgcagaccaaacgagggactttcgcatcttttgacactggaggaacttaaatccgtcgattggtatgtgtttgtttggcattaaatgtgggtggagggaaaggctggatgcaaatatagctacaaatgtacacacagctagcctacatagcattttagcatcggttagcatgccgtgctaatcgatccAGACTCCACGctaatcaacttgaatccgtccctgatcgtgttgttacaccctctgacaacacaccgacaaggcataatgtctccaaggtacggaaaacagtcgaaaaaacggaaaataactgagctgaTATGACtcagtgtttgcaatgtgtttgaaaaaattgcGGCTTGACTCCCTATGTGACATCACaaagaataatagaaaggcgtttaattcgccaaagttcacccatttagagttcgaaaatcggttaagaaaatatatggtctttttttcaaggtatatattgacgcttacataggtttgatgataatgttcccctttaagcgattcaacagatatcgcatgtattgaaacggatggttggagtgtggaagcagatagcaaaaatgaaattcaagaagaaactgaagctatagagcaaatagctattgaagctattcggcgatcgccttctaaccaaagattgcatcttttgaccactggagcaacttaaatctgtcgattggtaagtgtttgttttgcattaaatgtgggtggagggaaaggctggatgcaaatatagctacaaatgtacatacaactagcctaaatagcatgttagcatcgattagctggtagtcatgccgtgtacaaatatgtctgattagcacataagtcaataacatcaacaaaactcaccgttgtgatttcgttgactttatcgttggaaatgcatctgctttgagtgtcgcaggatatccacacatctctgtgccatgtctgtcgtagcatcggcggtaaaatgtgcagaacaaacaagggactttcgcatcttttgaccactggtgtacttgaatctgtcgattggtatgtgtttgtttggccttaaatgtgggtggagagaaaggctggatgcaaatgtaggTGAAAATGAGGCATAGCGATGCAATATGTacctacagctagcctaaatagcatgttagcatgacgttctaatcaatgcacattccaacttgaatccgttcctgatcgtgttgttacaccctcagacAACCCACCGACGattcatgatgtctccaaggtacggaaaacagtcgaaaaaacggaaaataacagagctgatttgacttgtgtgtgtaatgtgtttgaggaaatggcggattgcttcccattgtcatcgctccgacagcgaacaattgagaggtgtttaaatcgccaaattcgcccttttagagtttggaaatcggttaaaaaacatgtggtctttcttctgcaacatcaaggtatatattgactcttacatatgtctggtaataatgttcccctttaaacatgatgtgttattagagtacatttagcacaatcactgtttataagtgtttttaaatccctgcagcttccatgactgttacacacttgtgtttactgacctgatacttaTACCTGAACCTTttatcacacacagtgcaactcaacgggttctctccagtgtgtgttctcatgtgtttggtCATGTactgctttctggagaaactcttcttacaaatagAGCAAGTaacaggtttctctccagtatgtgttctcatgtgtgtggtcatgacaagctttgtggagaaactcttcttacaaacagagcaagtaaaaggtttctctccagtgtgtgttctcatgtgtgtggtcatgtcaagctttctggagaatctcttcttacaaacagagcaggtaaaaggtttctctccagtatgtatcctCATGTGTATTGTAATATAACTCTtgtgtctaaatgatttcccacattcagagcagtccaagtgtttgttgttagtgtgatgtctcgtatcacctttggagtcatttttactctccaaaggtttttggatgtggtcactgtgatcagaagagtgtgacatgatgtggtccatgtctgacagtggagcaaagatgctgtctggttctgactttatatcttcacaatgctctccatcagcttctgtgatgtgttgacttacaagctccgcccctctgttctcctcactttgactgtgatgaagctgtaaggactgagcttcatcttcatcattatcctccaccaacatttgaagctgcttccacagttcctcctcttcctctttaatgtgggagggggtctgtagctccttctgtcccacactggagctccactcctgctgcttggagggaatctcttcatgactctctgctgacacctgctggacgtctgcagaacataaaacacaaatgaggtgttactgtattgaagtttgcagtattcaaactattcacatgtgagctaggccaaatagacagtgatgggcaagcgacttggaaaatgtagtaagctaagctacaagttactcccaattaaatgtagctaagctatcctcagagaattgtagcaagctacactacatgctacactgcaaaagtagcttgccacatcaaagctacatttaacagcatttctatctattggcccacatgtataatatcagtgttaatgtaactgaaagtgtacacatggacccagtgagagaactacatgtcttcaactcatcactgagcttgttccaccacttAACtcttaaaactgaaatacatttgtattttgtattccttcttactttacctatttcaaaaatcaatataccccgtaaatgatagttttctTTTCTTAATTAAAATAACCTAATAATACAAGCTGGAAGACTGTTGCTTTATTCGAAATATAATTTCcaaggtttttaaaaacacaatatctgaaaattTCGACACATtagaactcataaataatggatttgTATGTccatagtagcacgctttgtgtattattctgatgacccttttttgaagttgaaTTATTGGgtctatatttgttttataaacatttctccaaacttcaacacaatatgttaaatatggaaaaacaatagaataatataacatatgcagacatgtcttattcagcatgttttACTTTATAAAGAGTAGCAATGGATTTGGATTGGTTTccctttaccgtatttttcgaattataagtcgctccggagaacaaattgcaccggccgaaaatgcataataaagaaggaaaaaaaacatctaggtcgcactggagaataagtcacattttttggggacatttatttgataaaatccaacaccaagaatagacattatataggcaatttaaaataaacaaagaatagtgaacaacagactgaataagtgtaggttatatgaggcataaataaccaactgagaaggtgcctgctatgttaacctaacatattatgctaagagtcattcaaataactataacttatagaacatgctatacctttaccaaactatctgtcattCCAAAtcgctaaatctgatgaaatctacttactcggtgtcgcttctaaacaactctgccaagtcCAAAGTAGACAATGTGCCGCTTCATCTTCTATCGGTACGTCTAGGCACTTATGTGAATAAGAtaaagtaatgtgttaataatttcacacataagtccctccagagtataagtcgcaccccaagccaaactatgaaaaataaatgtgattttttAATCCGAAACATTGCACTTTTGCACACAGTGTGTGGACGACACAGCAGTAAGTGACAAGCATGAACGCCAAACTCATTCCTAaccatttttattcaatataattatccgtccattttttaccgcttgtccctttcgggggcgcagGGGCCTATCTCAGTTAgtcattgtgaaaaaaaaatggacatgtaaaaatatgtatacgttctgttaaaggcctactgaaagccactactagccaccacgcagtctgatagtttatatatcaatgatgaaatattaacattgcaacacatgccaatacggccgctttagtttactaaattgcaattttaaatttcccaggagtttcgtcttgaaaacgtcgtgtaatgatgacgtgtacgcaagacatcacgggtttttaggaagtatgagcgctgcacacacacacagctaaaagtcgtctgctttaacggcataattacacagtattttggacatctgtgttgctgaatcttttgcaatttgtccaattaatattggaggagtcaaagtagaaagatggagttgggaagttttagccacacaaacacacagtgactccttgtttaaaattcctggaggtgaaactttcctatggatcagagcgcggtcaagagaacatggatcacgacagaatgtcaaccagcaggtttcagtgacaaaattgtggttaaaacgtcgcttcttaccggagaaaagctgagcttgtgctgtccatagctgccgtcgactcccctcagacattggcgtcaacacacctgtggacacacacctccgactatcaggtactattaaactcactaaaacactagcaacacaatagaaagataagggatttcccagaattaacctagtaaatgtgt containing:
- the LOC133546182 gene encoding zinc finger protein 568-like isoform X3, translated to MSELNPLDVLAHTASTEDDQVKNMGPSFPGLPTSTPKLDRSAFRKRERMRVLQDIFSNSYRHSTEEDDYQTFSRAHIGVQIYPDVKSKDVQQPPHIKEVEEEVWMSQGGECPVGQEEADVSKFPLTVVSVKTEEHEDKPPESSQLHHSPSVLTPMSEGSRRQLWTAQAQLFSDVQQVSAESHEEIPSKQQEWSSSVGQKELQTPSHIKEEEEELWKQLQMLVEDNDEDEAQSLQLHHSQSEENRGAELVSQHITEADGEHCEDIKSEPDSIFAPLSDMDHIMSHSSDHSDHIQKPLESKNDSKGDTRHHTNNKHLDCSECGKSFRHKSYITIHMRIHTGEKPFTCSVCKKRFSRKLDMTTHMRTHTGEKPFTCSVCKKSFSTKLVMTTHMRTHTGEKPVTCSICKKSFSRKQYMTKHMRTHTGENPLSCTVCDKRFRYKYQVSKHKCVTVMEAAGI
- the LOC133546182 gene encoding zinc finger protein 391-like isoform X2; protein product: MPRRCVVGGCNNTNREGFKLHHWPKDAKVARNWTKFVQNTRVWGKPTKWSVVCSAHFTDESYATTEIARMFGYPLTLKADAFPTIKSKKSAARPPLNVPKCVSYSGTKDLFPQMSELNPLDVLAHTASTEDDQVKNMGPSFPGLPTSTPKLDRSAFRKRERMRVLQDIFSNSYRHSTEEDDYQTFSRAHIGVQIYPDVKSKDVQQPPHIKEVEEEVWMSQGGECPVGQEEADVSKFPLTVVSVKTEEHEDKPPESSQLHHSPNVQQVSAESHEEIPSKQQEWSSSVGQKELQTPSHIKEEEEELWKQLQMLVEDNDEDEAQSLQLHHSQSEENRGAELVSQHITEADGEHCEDIKSEPDSIFAPLSDMDHIMSHSSDHSDHIQKPLESKNDSKGDTRHHTNNKHLDCSECGKSFRHKSYITIHMRIHTGEKPFTCSVCKKRFSRKLDMTTHMRTHTGEKPFTCSVCKKSFSTKLVMTTHMRTHTGEKPVTCSICKKSFSRKQYMTKHMRTHTGENPLSCTVCDKRFRYKYQVSKHKCVTVMEAAGI
- the LOC133546182 gene encoding zinc finger protein 391-like isoform X1, with the translated sequence MPRRCVVGGCNNTNREGFKLHHWPKDAKVARNWTKFVQNTRVWGKPTKWSVVCSAHFTDESYATTEIARMFGYPLTLKADAFPTIKSKKSAARPPLNVPKCVSYSGTKDLFPQMSELNPLDVLAHTASTEDDQVKNMGPSFPGLPTSTPKLDRSAFRKRERMRVLQDIFSNSYRHSTEEDDYQTFSRAHIGVQIYPDVKSKDVQQPPHIKEVEEEVWMSQGGECPVGQEEADVSKFPLTVVSVKTEEHEDKPPESSQLHHSPSVLTPMSEGSRRQLWTAQAQLFSDVQQVSAESHEEIPSKQQEWSSSVGQKELQTPSHIKEEEEELWKQLQMLVEDNDEDEAQSLQLHHSQSEENRGAELVSQHITEADGEHCEDIKSEPDSIFAPLSDMDHIMSHSSDHSDHIQKPLESKNDSKGDTRHHTNNKHLDCSECGKSFRHKSYITIHMRIHTGEKPFTCSVCKKRFSRKLDMTTHMRTHTGEKPFTCSVCKKSFSTKLVMTTHMRTHTGEKPVTCSICKKSFSRKQYMTKHMRTHTGENPLSCTVCDKRFRYKYQVSKHKCVTVMEAAGI